One part of the Coffea eugenioides isolate CCC68of chromosome 10, Ceug_1.0, whole genome shotgun sequence genome encodes these proteins:
- the LOC113749328 gene encoding histone-lysine N-methyltransferase ATXR7, with protein MVSSLLCCRHIEGTTLLHEYEACFSSRKRMKVASSVVPDKDHLSDVESSMELSLGCLNDSHNFAACCDGDEKVGSNSRTEISCQSNGNSGDVNQSFVVSGSSNDNKTHTLSSLPSYVTGWMYVNHNGQMCGPYIQDQLYEGLATGFLPEELPVYPILNGALTNSVPLKYFKQYPDHVATGFAYLAAATSGLKQSRDCPTDSHCNTQSSGKYCGFGSMNKVFSSGEACLPTAPFVPLSGESSWLFEDDEGRKHGPHTLIELYSWFHFGYLHNSVMIYHIENKFEPFTLQSLLNTWGMARGGAVTMSNAESEETDLSVNLISTVFDELCCQLHSGIMKAARRFMLDEIVSHIISDFMATKKVHKQSKPEAIHLSIETSASEGKMYKALHGRKDYATYGCEAEVSSIIEQQCSPSAMMPSICLKSVGNFENFWVAYVVVCRVLLDSCMEVMWNAVFYDTIAEYSSRWRKRKRWYTPVSVELSIPSKQYVEPRAKVAVENRQVEQECSECESDFPPGFEIMANSVDTNISDDILEIVLADLHLSVKMSLIEYIESLLEEQVRKVVYSPEVAEFTEVASDAFSVNGCMTGQDPPRMISVSKASSSNNVQLASQSEERFHQKTVNEGQTSITNILPSVFNNLQVPLDDPCHKVLFDKLRPMKFEGSSRTCITSQACRVKPSRSDESVPRMTLDAVLTVCRLRVHDLVLRELKLMLVDDAILGTSMTLTPLKKLLRSDHSEGLGSGRLDENSFDEFKKYGHRSSRVLELSGKHTYYRKKKLARRNSGSVSQSAATAGSIRLLRQSVEKSRKHEISEGIPENARLENAVVNAERYAVQSCRNDVHNAADALGDSFLLDNVCNKKLEKVAREVKAREDLPSRSRKTTSFSTQDTKDLEKIARSRSKKFAKLDLQSSGCLEKMPNNPASKVVKLKRKQVEDDMAQSQSRKVLRVSKGAGKQAASKHVTIEKVRMTCKSRKGAPFPQSEGCARCSVNGWEWRKWSLNASPADRARARGTTRVHAQNIISNAPGSQSSSIKGLSARTNRVKLRNLLAAAEGADLLKATQLKARKKRLRFQRSMIHDWGLVALEPIEAEDFVIEYVGELIRPRISDIRERHYEKMGIGSSYLFRLDDGYVVDATKRGGIARFINHSCEPNCYTKVISVEGQKKIFIYAKRHIAAGEEITYNYKFPLEEKKIPCNCGSRRCRGSLN; from the exons ATGGTTTCTTCACTGCTTTGTTGCCGCCATATTGAGGGCACAACTCTGCTCCATGAATACGAAGCCTGTTTCTCTtctagaaaaagaatgaaggTAGCTTCCTCAGTCGTTCCTGATAAAGACCACCTCAGTGATGTTGAATCCTCCATGGAACTGAGCCTCGG GTGCCTGAATGACTCGCACAATTTTGCAGCTTGCTGCGACGGCGATGAAAAAGTTGGTTCAAACTCCAGAACAGAGATAAGCTGCCAGTCAAACGGCAACAGTGGCGATGTTAACCAGTCTTTTGTTGTCAGTGGCTCTTCAAATGATAATAAAACCCATACTTTATCTTCTTTGCCTTCTTATGTGACTGGATGGATGTATGTCAATCACAATGGTCAGATGTGTGGCCCATATATTCAGGACCAATTATATGAGGGTTTGGCTACTGGTTTCTTGCCCGAGGAGCTACCGGTTTATCCTATTCTGAATGGGGCTTTGACAAACTCTGTTCCCTTGAAGTACTTCAAGCAATATCCTGACCATGTTGCTACAGGTTTTGCTTACTTGGCTGCTGCCACTTCTGGCCTTAAACAATCGAGAGATTGCCCTACAGATTCACATTGCAATACTCAGAGTAGTGGAAAGTATTGTGGTTTTGGTTCAATGAATAAGGTTTTCTCCTCTGGAGAAGCTTGCTTGCCCACAGCTCCATTTGTGCCACTG TCAGGTGAATCTTCTTGGCTTTTTGAGGACGACGAAGGGAGGAAACATGGGCCACACACCCTTATAGAACTCTATTCCTGGTTTCATTTTGGATATCTCCACAATTCAGTTATG ATCTATCACATTGAAAACAAATTTGAACCATTCACCTTGCAATCTTTGCTAAATACATGGGGAATGGCTAGGGGTGGAGCTGTCACCATGTCTAATGCTGAAAGTGAAGAGACAGACTTGTCAGTCAACTTGATATCCACAGTTTTTGATGAACTTTGTTGTCAGCTGCACTCAGGGATCATGAAAGCTGCTCGTCGATTTATGCTAGATGAGATTGTTAGTCACATAATTTCAGACTTTATGGCAACGAAGAAGGTCCATAAGCAGTCTAAGCCTGAAGCGATCCATTTGTCCATTGAAACTTCTGCTTCAGAAGGAAAGATG TATAAAGCTCTTCATGGGAGGAAGGACTATGCTACTTATGGGTGTGAAGCTGAAGTATCTAGTATTATTGAGCAGCAGTGTTCTCCTAGTGCTATGATGCCTTCAATTTGCTTGAAATCtgttggaaattttgaaaacttttgggttGCTTATGTGGTGGTTTGTAGAGTGTTACTTGATTCTTGCATGGAAGTCATGTGGAATGCTGTGTTCTATGATACGATAGCAGAATACTCATCTAGATGGAGAAAGAGGAAACGCTGGTATACTCCTGTCTCAGTGGAACTCAGCATTCCATCTAAGCAGTATGTTGAACCACGTGCAAAGGTTGCTgttgaaaat CGGCAAGTGGAACAAGAGTGTTCTGAATGCGAGAGTGATTTTCCCCCTGGATTTGAAATCATGGCAAACTCAGTGGATACAAATATATCTGATGACATCCTTGAGATCGTGTTAGCTGATCTGCATTTATCTGTTAAGATGTCATTGATTGAGTATATTGAAAGTCTTTTAGAGGAGCAAGTGAGGAAGGTAGTTTATTCTCCAGAAGTTGCAGAATTCACTGAG GTTGCCTCAGATGCTTTTTCTGTGAATGGTTGTATGACTGGACAAGATCCGCCAAGGATGATCTCTGTTTCAAAAGCATCTTCATCTAACAATGTTCAACTGGCATCCCAATCAGAAGAGCGCTTTCATCAGAAAACCGTTAATGAGGGTCAAACTTCTATAACTAATATCTTGCCaagtgtttttaacaatttgcaAGTGCCTCTGGATGACCCATGTCATAAGGTATTGTTTGATAAGCTTCGACCCATGAAATTTGAAGGCAGTAGTAGAACCTGTATTACATCACAAGCCTGCAGAGTTAAACCCTCTAGATCAGATGAGTCTGTTCCAAGGATGACCTTAGATGCTGTCTTGACAGTGTGCCGGTTAAGGGTACACGATCTTGTGCTCAGAGAGTTGAAACTAATGTTGGTTGATGATGCTATTTTGGGAACTTCGATGACATTGACTCCTTTGAAGAAACTTTTGAGATCAGATCATTCTGAG GGTTTGGGGAGTGGGAGACTGGATGAGAACTCTTTTgatgaatttaaaaaatatggACATCGATCTTCTAGAGTGCTTGAGTTAAGTGGGAAGCACACGTATTACCGCAAGAAAAAGTTGGCTAGGCGAAATTCGGGATCAGTTTCACAGTCTGCTGCAACTGCAGGAAGCATTAGATTGCTGAGGCAGTCTGTTGAGAAGTCGAGGAAACATGAAATTTCTGAAGGCATACCAGAGAATGCAAGATTGGAAAATGCAGTTGTAAATGCTGAAAGATATGCAGTACAAAGTTGCAGAAATGATGTACATAATGCTGCCGATGCACTTGGAGATAGCTTCTTGTTAGACAATGTGTGTAACAAAAAGTTGGAAAAGGTGGCTCGAGAGGTTAAAG CCAGGGAAGATCTTCCAAGCCGCAGCAGAAAGACTACCTCTTTTTCTACTCAGGACACCAAAGATCTCGAGAAAATTGCTCGTTCTAGAAGCAAAAAGTTTGCCAAACTAGATTTGCAGTCTTCTGGCTGTTTGGAGAAGATGCCTAATA ATCCAGCGAGTAAAGTAGTGAAACTGAAAAGAAAGCAAGTGGAGGATGATATGGCACAATCACAATCTCGAAAAGTTTTGAGAGTCTCAAAGGGTGCTGGAAAGCAAGCAGCTTCTAAGCATGTTACAATAGAAAAGGTGAGGATGACCTGTAAGTCGAGGAAGGGAGCACCCTTTCCCCAATCTGAGGGATGTGCTAGATGCTCAGTTAATGGCTGGGAATGGCGTAAATGGTCGCTTAATGCAAGCCCTGCTGATAGGGCACGTGCTAGGGGGACTACACGTGTTCATGCTCAAAATATCATATCCAATGCTCCTGGTTCTCAGTCGTCGAGCATCAAGGGACTTTCTGCAAGAACAAACAGGGTTAAATTGCGTAACCTTCTTGCTGCTGCTGAGGGTGCTGATCTTTTGAAAGCGACTCAGCTGAAG GCAAGGAAAAAACGTTTACGCTTTCAACGGAGCATGATACATGATTGGGGTCTTGTTGCATTGGAGCCAATTGAGGCAGAGGATTTCGTTATTGAGTATGTGGGAGAACTTATCCGACCTCGT ATATCTGACATACGTGAACGGCATTATGAGAAGATGGGAATTGGGAGCAGTTATCTTTTCAGATTGGACGATGGATATGTG GTTGATGCAACAAAGCGTGGTGGAATTGCTAGGTTTATAAACCATTCATGTGAG CCTAATTGCTATACGAAGGTCATAAGTGTGGAAGGTCAGAAAAAGATTTTCATATATGCCAAGCGTCATATTGCAGCTGGTGAAGAAATTACTTATAACTATAAGTTCCCTTTGGAGGAGAAAAAGATTCCCTGCAATTGTGGTTCAAGGAG GTGTCGTGGCTCGCTGAATTGA
- the LOC113750884 gene encoding uncharacterized protein LOC113750884 isoform X2, with translation MNLSSLASSFLVCSVSSDTSRPLTTTFAANQLCLGPGPIIRLKSLRTATQIPKRRTIHRHRSFPFMASSGGGAAAAATATSPKWAQKTITIPPQRRGCHLITSKHTSASLTINENYDSDVRDDTETFLNRVVPEGTSAPWKHTLEGPDDMPAHIKSSMFGCTLTIPITNGKLNMGTWQGIWLCEHRDFGTARQIVVTLNGL, from the exons ATGAACCTCTCATCGTTGGCCTCTTCATTTTTGGTGTGCTCCGTCTCCTCTGATACCAGTCGCCCATTAACAACAACCTTCGCCGCCAACCAGTTGTGCCTGGGACCGGGACCCATCATCAGATTAAAATCCCTCCGCACTGCAACTCAGATTCCCAAGAGGAGGACAATCCACCGTCACCGCTCATTCCCGTTCATGGCTTCCTCCGGGGGTGGTGCCGCCGCGGCTGCTACTGCTACCTCACCCAAGTGGGCTCAGAAGACTATTACCATCCCTCCACAGAGGCGAGGCTGTCATCTTATCACCTCCAAG CATACCAGTGCTTCATTGACCATTAATGAGAACTATGACTCTGATGTTCGAGATGATACTGAGACATTTCTGAACAGGGTAGTTCCTGAG GGAACTTCAGCTCCATGGAAGCATACATTGGAAG GTCCAGATGACATGCCCGCTCACATCAAGTCATCAATGTTTGGCTGCACCCTGAC GATACCAATTACCAATGGAAAGCTTAACATGGGAACTTGGCAG GGAATATGGCTGTGTGAGCACCGTGACTTTGGTACTGCTCGTCAAATTGTGGTTACCCTCAATGGCCTTTAA
- the LOC113750884 gene encoding uncharacterized protein LOC113750884 isoform X1 produces MNLSSLASSFLVCSVSSDTSRPLTTTFAANQLCLGPGPIIRLKSLRTATQIPKRRTIHRHRSFPFMASSGGGAAAAATATSPKWAQKTITIPPQRRGCHLITSKILKEIGQDLSGFKCGLAHLFLQHTSASLTINENYDSDVRDDTETFLNRVVPEGTSAPWKHTLEGPDDMPAHIKSSMFGCTLTIPITNGKLNMGTWQGIWLCEHRDFGTARQIVVTLNGL; encoded by the exons ATGAACCTCTCATCGTTGGCCTCTTCATTTTTGGTGTGCTCCGTCTCCTCTGATACCAGTCGCCCATTAACAACAACCTTCGCCGCCAACCAGTTGTGCCTGGGACCGGGACCCATCATCAGATTAAAATCCCTCCGCACTGCAACTCAGATTCCCAAGAGGAGGACAATCCACCGTCACCGCTCATTCCCGTTCATGGCTTCCTCCGGGGGTGGTGCCGCCGCGGCTGCTACTGCTACCTCACCCAAGTGGGCTCAGAAGACTATTACCATCCCTCCACAGAGGCGAGGCTGTCATCTTATCACCTCCAAG attttgaaggaaattgGGCAAGACTTGTCAGGCTTTAAATGTGGTCTTGCACATCTTTTCT TGCAGCATACCAGTGCTTCATTGACCATTAATGAGAACTATGACTCTGATGTTCGAGATGATACTGAGACATTTCTGAACAGGGTAGTTCCTGAG GGAACTTCAGCTCCATGGAAGCATACATTGGAAG GTCCAGATGACATGCCCGCTCACATCAAGTCATCAATGTTTGGCTGCACCCTGAC GATACCAATTACCAATGGAAAGCTTAACATGGGAACTTGGCAG GGAATATGGCTGTGTGAGCACCGTGACTTTGGTACTGCTCGTCAAATTGTGGTTACCCTCAATGGCCTTTAA